The Clostridium septicum genome contains a region encoding:
- the ileS gene encoding isoleucine--tRNA ligase has product MYKKVELPKGFVGMEKNVAELWKENNVIKKNFDMNQDGEYFTFYDGPPTANGRPHVGHILTRVMKDIIPRYKVMKGYKVIRKAGWDTHGLPVELEIEKKLGISGKPQIEEYGVEKFVKECKESVFTYVNMWEKMTEQIGYWVDMDDPYVTYHNPYIESVWWALKQMWDKDLLYKGHKTMPYCPRCGTGLSSHEVSQGYKDVKDLTAIAKFKVKGEENKYILAWTTTPWTLPSNVALCINKKYDYIEAKVEDEIYVLAKELAPKVLGEDYEVIREFKGEELLGTEYEQLLPFHTPEGKAFVVIHGDFVTLSDGTGIVHIAPAYGEDDNLVAKKNGLAFINLVDLAGNFTEEVTPWAGKFVKKCDESIVNYLKEQNKLFKSEKHTHSYPHCWRCNTPLLYYPKESWFVAMTTLRDKLLENNNKINWYPDNIRTGRFGNFLENVIDWGISRDRYWGTPLPIWECECGHRECIGSIEELKTKGINVPDDIELHKPYIDNVHLKCEKCGKEMTRTAEVIDCWFDSGSMPFAQLHYPFENKELFDKNFPAQFISEAVDQTRGWFYTLLAISTAIFDRNPFENCIVLGHVLDKKGLKMSKSKGNVVDPFEVLDAQGADATRWHFYTASAPWLPTRFSIDDVAEAQRKFLSTLWNVYSFYVLYADLDKFNPLQYSDFESENVMDKWIMSKLNTLIKDVDSNLNSYQITQAALALEDFTDELSNWYVRRNRARYWAEELTDDKIGAYVTLYRVLTTLAKVAAPFVPFITEEIYQNLVVNLDPKAEESVHLCTWPMVNEKAIDKKLEEEMDLAYTIVKLGRSARNGANIKNRQPLSKILLSTDLLPEYYSHIITEELNIKEALFGADLSQYVNFEIKPNLPVLGRAYGKLIPGIRKEIAARNQMELAQKLQNGGTETINVDGTEIVLDKQSVLVTMQGLEGYAFAGEGSIGVVLDTTITPELKELGHLREIISKIQNMRKEKGFEVADKINLYVSGNDMLIDVIKKYSENIKRETLTQEIICNGEYDYIETIINGEKLNMTVEVIK; this is encoded by the coding sequence ATGTACAAAAAGGTTGAATTGCCAAAAGGTTTTGTAGGCATGGAAAAAAATGTTGCAGAACTTTGGAAAGAGAACAACGTAATAAAGAAGAATTTTGATATGAATCAAGATGGTGAATATTTTACTTTCTATGATGGACCTCCAACAGCTAATGGGAGACCACACGTAGGTCATATCTTAACAAGAGTTATGAAGGATATAATCCCAAGATATAAAGTTATGAAGGGATATAAAGTTATAAGAAAAGCAGGTTGGGATACACACGGACTTCCTGTAGAACTTGAAATAGAAAAGAAACTTGGAATTTCAGGTAAACCACAAATTGAAGAATATGGAGTAGAAAAGTTCGTTAAAGAATGTAAAGAAAGTGTATTCACCTATGTAAATATGTGGGAAAAAATGACTGAACAAATAGGATATTGGGTAGATATGGATGATCCATATGTAACATATCATAATCCATACATAGAATCAGTATGGTGGGCATTAAAACAAATGTGGGATAAAGATCTTTTATACAAAGGTCATAAGACTATGCCATATTGCCCTAGATGTGGAACAGGTCTTTCTTCACACGAAGTTTCACAAGGATATAAAGATGTTAAGGATTTAACTGCTATTGCTAAATTTAAAGTTAAGGGAGAAGAAAATAAGTATATACTTGCTTGGACAACAACTCCTTGGACATTACCTTCAAATGTAGCATTATGTATAAATAAAAAGTATGATTATATAGAAGCTAAAGTAGAAGATGAAATATATGTTTTAGCAAAAGAGTTAGCACCAAAGGTATTAGGTGAAGATTATGAAGTGATTAGAGAGTTTAAGGGAGAAGAACTTTTAGGAACTGAATATGAACAACTACTTCCATTCCATACTCCAGAGGGAAAGGCATTTGTTGTAATTCACGGAGATTTCGTAACTTTATCAGATGGTACAGGTATAGTTCATATAGCCCCTGCATATGGTGAAGACGATAATTTAGTAGCTAAGAAAAATGGTTTAGCATTTATTAACCTAGTTGATTTAGCTGGTAATTTTACAGAAGAAGTTACTCCTTGGGCAGGTAAGTTCGTTAAAAAGTGTGATGAAAGCATTGTTAACTACTTAAAAGAACAAAACAAGCTATTTAAATCAGAAAAGCATACACATTCATATCCACACTGTTGGAGATGTAATACACCACTTCTTTATTACCCTAAAGAAAGCTGGTTTGTTGCAATGACTACCTTAAGGGATAAGTTACTAGAAAACAACAACAAGATTAATTGGTATCCAGATAATATAAGAACAGGTAGATTTGGTAACTTCCTAGAAAATGTTATTGACTGGGGTATATCAAGAGATAGATATTGGGGTACACCACTTCCAATATGGGAATGTGAATGTGGTCATAGAGAATGTATAGGAAGCATTGAAGAATTAAAGACTAAGGGAATCAATGTTCCAGATGATATAGAGCTACACAAACCTTATATAGATAATGTTCATTTAAAATGTGAAAAATGTGGAAAGGAAATGACTAGAACAGCAGAAGTTATAGACTGTTGGTTTGATTCAGGATCAATGCCATTTGCTCAATTACATTATCCATTTGAAAATAAAGAGTTATTTGATAAGAACTTCCCAGCTCAATTTATATCAGAAGCAGTAGATCAAACTAGAGGATGGTTCTATACATTATTAGCTATTTCAACAGCTATATTTGATAGAAATCCATTTGAAAATTGTATAGTATTAGGTCACGTTCTTGATAAGAAGGGCTTAAAAATGTCAAAATCAAAAGGAAATGTAGTAGATCCATTTGAGGTATTAGATGCACAAGGAGCTGATGCTACAAGATGGCATTTCTATACTGCAAGTGCACCATGGCTTCCTACTAGATTCTCTATAGATGATGTTGCAGAAGCTCAAAGAAAATTCTTAAGTACATTATGGAATGTTTATTCATTCTATGTTTTATATGCTGATTTAGACAAATTTAACCCATTACAATATTCAGACTTTGAATCAGAAAATGTAATGGATAAATGGATAATGTCAAAACTAAATACATTAATTAAAGATGTTGACTCAAACTTAAATTCATATCAAATAACTCAAGCAGCTCTTGCGTTAGAAGATTTTACAGATGAGTTATCAAACTGGTATGTAAGAAGAAACAGAGCTAGATACTGGGCAGAAGAGTTAACAGACGATAAGATAGGCGCTTATGTAACTCTATATAGAGTATTAACTACTTTAGCTAAAGTTGCAGCTCCATTTGTACCATTTATAACTGAAGAAATATATCAAAATTTAGTAGTTAATTTAGATCCAAAGGCTGAAGAGAGTGTTCATTTATGTACATGGCCAATGGTTAACGAAAAAGCTATAGATAAGAAGTTAGAAGAAGAAATGGATTTAGCTTATACAATAGTTAAATTAGGAAGAAGTGCTAGAAATGGTGCTAATATAAAAAATAGACAGCCACTTTCAAAGATATTATTATCAACAGATTTACTTCCAGAGTATTATTCACATATAATAACTGAGGAGCTTAACATAAAAGAAGCTTTATTTGGAGCAGATTTATCACAATATGTTAATTTTGAAATTAAGCCTAATTTACCTGTATTGGGAAGAGCTTATGGTAAGTTAATACCAGGAATAAGAAAAGAAATTGCTGCAAGAAATCAAATGGAATTAGCTCAAAAACTTCAAAATGGAGGAACTGAAACAATAAATGTTGATGGAACAGAAATAGTTTTAGATAAACAAAGCGTTTTAGTTACAATGCAAGGTTTAGAAGGATATGCTTTTGCAGGAGAAGGATCAATTGGAGTGGTTCTTGATACAACTATAACACCAGAATTAAAAGAGTTAGGTCATTTAAGAGAAATAATTTCAAAAATCCAAAATATGAGAAAAGAAAAAGGATTTGAAGTTGCAGATAAAATAAATCTTTATGTTTCAGGAAATGATATGTTAATAGATGTTATTAAAAAATATTCTGAAAATATTAAAAGAGAAACTTTAACTCAAGAGATTATTTGTAATGGAGAATATGACTATATTGAAACAATAATAAATGGTGAAAAGTTAAATATGACAGTTGAAGTTATAAAATAA